ttaaaaaataaaaaaattaatttttatatattaaattaaaaaacaaattgATCGTTACATTTAAAATTACTCAAATCTAACAAACAGGAATCAAACAGGAATCAAATTGCTTATTTTTGAGTAAGGCAAACTGCAATCCTATTCCTAGATCCAAATATGATTATATCAAGTATAACTCACATGGGCAAAATTAGTATATGGAAGGATTGTATTAATTGTGCTTTCTGCAGTTACACAAGCAGCAGATATAATGCTTCACTGCCAGTACAAAGCAACATGATGATTGGTGGTAAAGCTAGACACTAAGATCAATCTCAAACAAAATATAACCCCAGAGATTATTAGCACACAAGTATCGCCAATAACTATACTCTCTCCAGTTCAGTAGTGTGTTGGTCCAGTTGGTCACTCAAATCCTTCCTCCATCCCTGGATCAGTCTCTCCTGATTCTTCATCATCTCCGTCTTCGTTTTCAACTCTTCTTCCATTGTTGCAATCTCCTGTTACAACGTCAAATTAGGGTTCTTTGCGGAGGATTCATCAATAAATCACGTACATCAATCATCTATAGTAGTAGAAGTTTAATGGGTTTACTTTTCTGAGCATTTCAGCCTTGGTTGGCTGATCCTCGCGTTGCAAGCCAAGGAAATATAACTGAAGCTTCTTGGCAGCTTCCATGAAATCTCTAGCATGTCTCTCCACATCAACTACAGCAATTACAAATGTAAACAccctttaaaagaaaaaagaaaaaggaggaaCCAAGCATCGGAAATGGGATACTCTATAACACTGAAAACTTCAATTTAGGGCATCTatttatatatttcattaattgatGCAGTATCTGTTTGACTAGGAACAAATATCGAAAGTAAATGGGGGAATGAAAAGAGAAGGCAACTGACTCTGATGAGAAGGGTGCGGAGAACGGTCGATTGCTTGAAGCTCTCTGGCTGGCAAGCAGGGGAGCAAAGCCGTCTCTAACGCCACCACCCAGGAAATCATGTCATCTCTTGATGAACCCTGGGGCGATTGAATCTGTGGATCGGGTTGAAGCTCTTGCCTTTCACTCATTATTCTTCACCCAAACAAACACACGTTTAATTTCACTCTTAACAATTTCTAGGGTTTAACGTTCCCCCTCCATCCCCCCCTTTCTTCTGTACGACCAAATAAAGGGTTA
This window of the Gossypium arboreum isolate Shixiya-1 chromosome 12, ASM2569848v2, whole genome shotgun sequence genome carries:
- the LOC108478250 gene encoding mediator of RNA polymerase II transcription subunit 28 gives rise to the protein MSERQELQPDPQIQSPQGSSRDDMISWVVALETALLPCLPARELQAIDRSPHPSHQIDVERHARDFMEAAKKLQLYFLGLQREDQPTKAEMLRKEIATMEEELKTKTEMMKNQERLIQGWRKDLSDQLDQHTTELERV